GGTCGTTGACGGCACCAGATGCATTCAATAGAGCGTCAAGATGAATGCAGGGAGGCTCGAGAGTGAAGCACCTCACCATCCGCAATATCCCAGAAGACCTTGCAGCCGCCCTCGAGGCGGAGAAGGAAAGACGCCAGCTGTCTCTGAGTCAGACGGTGATCGAGCTCCTGCGCCACAGCCTGGGCGTCGACCAGAAGCGCGGCAATGGCCTGGTGCGGCTGGCTGGTCGATGGAGCGCCGAGGAGCAGGAGCGCTTCGAGCAGGCGGTGGCTCCTTTCGAGGAGATCGACCAGGAGCTGTGGGTTTGACTCGCAAGTGCTTGGCACCTCGGCTCTGAGCTTCTTCTTCCGTGGCGATCCGCAGGTCGTCGAGCTCATCGAGCACGCGGATTGGCTGGGCTTGCCGGCGACGACTTTGGGAGAGCTGCAGACGGGATTCTTACTTGGTAGGCGCCTGGAAGAGAATCGAGAGCTCTTGCGGCAGTTTTCGGAGAATCCGGTGGTCGAGCGCATCGACGTCGATGATCGGGTCGCGGAAGTTTACGCCGAGATTGTTGTCAGCCTGCGCCGTGCCGGAACACCGGTCCCAACCAACGACATCTGGATCGCAGCGGCCGCCTCCGCTACAGGCTCCAGCGTCTTGACCTACGACGCGCATTTTCAGCGGATGCCCCAAT
The DNA window shown above is from Acidobacteriota bacterium and carries:
- a CDS encoding PIN domain-containing protein, whose product is MLGTSALSFFFRGDPQVVELIEHADWLGLPATTLGELQTGFLLGRRLEENRELLRQFSENPVVERIDVDDRVAEVYAEIVVSLRRAGTPVPTNDIWIAAAASATGSSVLTYDAHFQRMPQSRASILPQPQRLS